In Chionomys nivalis chromosome 24, mChiNiv1.1, whole genome shotgun sequence, one genomic interval encodes:
- the LOC130866090 gene encoding sentrin-specific protease 2-like — protein sequence MWQPGQCGMEMKPEASRQCRKRKQQDEGGTEMESEALRHGGKLKRQDEGRTDWEFEEPSKARKRIAQEQRDLWLQSQHPVKEQPRKPQEESPKQLKPLEWAKGPREQGKTERKSADGGKGRKRPYCVMEEFAQEHQGEKYRKLQQHLQHNDDMNSDPHRAHTTLTDTLNIKSCGDEKSHGSSPTQCDPKQSVAVATRECLSLDTQSTEESSDSQKKEGATLEERRRHHLESDLQGTRAQFPHSGSCRLLPNKMPVFTTENQPAAGQGKGRGTDEVLDVTKDMDKEIKKALGPGPQEEILSTAFKLRITRGDIQTLQAGEWLNDEIINFYMNLLVQRNDSEGYPALHAFSTFFYPKLKHGGYGAVKRWTRGINLFEKEIILVPIHQQVHWSLIEIDLRKRSIIYYDSMGHTGQSICETIFQYLQNESKTRRNMELDPLEWKQYSMTSAEIPQQLNGSDCGVFTCKYADYISRDQPITFSQHHMPLFRKRMVWEILHSHLL from the coding sequence ATGTGGCAACCAGGACAGTGTGGGATGGAGATGAAGCCCGAAGCTTCCAGACAGTGTAGAAAAAGGAAACAGCAGGATGAAGGAGGCACGGAGATGGAATCTGAAGCCTTGAGACATGGTGGAAAACTGAAACGCCAGGATGAGGGTAGAACAGATTGGGAGTTTGAAGAGCCCAGCAAGGCTCGGAAGAGGATAGCTCAGGAACAGCGAGATCTATGGCTTCAAAGCCAACATCCAGTCAAAGAGCAGCCACGGAAACCCCAGGAAGAGAGTCCAAAACAACTAAAGCCCCTAGAGTGGGCCAAAGGTCCACGGGAACAGGGTAAAACTGAGAGAAAGTCTGCTGATGGTGGTAAGGGTCGGAAGCGGCCCTATTGTGTCATGGAAGAATTTGCCCAAGAACACCAAGGGGAAAAGTACCGAAAGTTACAACAGCACCTTCAACACAATGATGACATGAACTCTGACCCACACAGGGCTCACACAACCCTCACGGATACTTTGAACATCAAAAGTTGTGGGGACGAGAAGAGTCATGGATCCAGTCCAACTCAGTGTGATCCTAAACAATCTGTTGCTGTTGCCACAAGAGAATGTCTGTCCCTAGACACACAATCTACGGAGGAATCTTCTGATtcacagaagaaagagggagCAACCCTTGAAGAAAGAAGGCGACACCACTTGGAGTCTGACTTGCAAGGAACACGGGCTCAATTCCCGCATAGTGGCAGCTGCAGGTTACTCCCCAACAAGATGCCCGTATTTACTACAGAGAATCAGCCTGCTGCAGGCCAAGGAAAGGGCAGAGGAACAGACGAAGTCCTTGATGTGACCAAGGACATggacaaagaaatcaagaaggcACTAGGTCCAGGACCCCAAGAGGAAATTTTAAGTACTGCATTCAAATTGAGAATTACTAGAGGAGATATCCAGACACTACAGGCTGGTGAGTGGCTTAATGATGAGATAATTAATTTCTACATGAATCTTCTGGTTCAGCGAAATGACAGTGAAGGCTACCCTGCTCTTCATGCCTTTAGCACTTTTTTCTACCCTAAGCTAAAACATGGCGGCTACGGTGCTGTTAAAAGATGGACTAGAGGAATAAATCTATTTGAAAAGGAAATCATTTTAGTGCCTATTCACCAGCAGGTACATTGGAGTCTAATAGAAATTGACCTAAGGAAACGCAGTATTATATATTATGACTCAATGGGACACACAGGGCAGAGTATCTGTGAAACAATCTTCCAGTATTTACAAAATGAGAGCAAGACTCGAAGGAACATGGAGCTGGACCCTTTGGAGTGGAAGCAATACAGCATGACATCAGCGGAGATTCCTCAACAGCTGAACGGGAGCGACTGTGGCGTGTTTACCTGTAAATATGCAGATTACATCTCTAGAGACCAACCTATCACCTTTTCTCAGCATCACATGCCCCTCTTTAGGAAGAGGATGGTATGGGAGATCCTGCACAGTCACTTACTGTAA